Proteins encoded together in one Chryseobacterium taklimakanense window:
- a CDS encoding ParA family protein translates to MIITFATQKGGAGKTTLAIAFANYLALQKKEIHVFDFDFQKSFYNKWMEDEDLNLPKLYEVQISEDNQAPFSDFETLMKMKSDEAVYLFDLAGTLDMKYTDILQYSDFIIIPFEYSDISTKSTLVFINFLGLLESEAGKIFIRSRYEKNFEYPNKPMMDEEISRFGKLISQPVLKRNILQKINTRSLKGHQRLAVKDVFSEVVEHIEKASKEK, encoded by the coding sequence ATGATTATCACATTTGCCACACAGAAAGGCGGTGCCGGAAAAACCACGCTTGCCATTGCCTTTGCCAATTATCTCGCCTTACAGAAAAAGGAAATCCACGTTTTCGATTTCGATTTTCAAAAATCTTTCTACAACAAGTGGATGGAGGATGAAGACTTGAATCTCCCAAAACTTTACGAGGTTCAGATTTCGGAGGACAATCAGGCTCCTTTCTCCGATTTTGAAACATTGATGAAGATGAAGTCCGACGAAGCGGTCTATCTTTTCGACCTTGCCGGAACACTTGATATGAAGTACACCGACATCCTTCAATACAGCGACTTTATCATCATTCCTTTTGAATATTCCGACATTTCCACCAAATCGACCTTGGTCTTCATCAACTTTTTGGGGCTTTTGGAAAGTGAAGCCGGAAAGATTTTCATCCGTTCACGCTACGAGAAAAATTTTGAGTATCCCAACAAGCCTATGATGGACGAGGAAATCTCAAGGTTCGGAAAACTGATTAGCCAACCTGTCCTCAAACGGAACATCCTTCAGAAAATCAACACCCGCTCGCTAAAAGGTCACCAAAGACTTGCCGTGAAAGATGTTTTCTCGGAAGTGGTGGAACACATCGAAAAGGCTTCCAAAGAGAAATAA
- a CDS encoding DUF4133 domain-containing protein, whose amino-acid sequence MGFFLYKGLKKPLVFFGLKDKYIYYAMGTAVGGLFCAAIFSSLIGIFGTVLGLILAGSGIYMIYKIQDRKGLYNKTKNHEQIHIFPKRFNLNEQNNEKEKN is encoded by the coding sequence ATGGGCTTTTTTCTTTACAAGGGGCTTAAAAAACCCCTTGTCTTTTTCGGACTGAAGGACAAGTACATCTACTATGCGATGGGAACGGCAGTCGGTGGACTTTTTTGCGCCGCCATCTTCTCCTCACTCATCGGGATTTTCGGAACCGTGTTGGGATTGATCCTCGCCGGAAGCGGAATCTATATGATTTACAAAATTCAGGATAGAAAAGGACTCTACAACAAGACCAAAAACCACGAGCAGATCCACATTTTCCCAAAACGCTTCAACCTTAATGAGCAAAACAATGAAAAAGAAAAAAATTGA
- a CDS encoding relaxase/mobilization nuclease domain-containing protein, whose product MLVKILGSAGDDFHGVRYNEKKIDSGKGELMLMKNFPSFINEESSSEEVRNYLRAISKSDRVKKPQFHAVISSRFQEETKEQLTETAEKFMDEMGYGKQPFLVIFHSDTENNHVHIVSTRVNKKSGRKINDSYEKLKAQKALAKVQEQIFGISQESTLNRLLSYRFASIKQLETLLNRNGFRVAMNKADENSIDLLKNGVIQKTLDIGKISFQDSDDLSRKKKIKAIISKYREICSPKVFKVEDNRKFEGLFEKQADSTPKIEFESELQKKMLDVFGIDIVFHHKDFKKPFGCTIIDHKTGNVFKGSEIFKMNEMFEFTENTIDKRMFERLKDFNIRDEKEKEVLIKSLNDDSVKDFMVFENKFRKTKEIYQSIRKEVLEYLKNGQNDQISIVKNDEGDFYAVHHRYHHIQDLKSLVGEKIIEQIFYPDQNLQESKGTIQKHESNLSKLIDELLKSSFIPKDPAEDALKKKRKKRK is encoded by the coding sequence ATGCTAGTTAAGATTTTGGGTTCGGCAGGCGATGATTTTCACGGGGTGAGGTACAACGAGAAAAAGATTGATTCAGGAAAAGGAGAACTGATGCTGATGAAGAACTTTCCGTCATTCATTAACGAAGAAAGCAGTTCCGAGGAGGTAAGAAATTACCTGAGAGCAATTTCCAAAAGTGACCGAGTGAAAAAACCACAGTTTCACGCCGTGATTTCGTCGAGATTTCAGGAGGAAACGAAAGAGCAACTCACCGAAACCGCCGAGAAATTTATGGACGAAATGGGATACGGGAAACAGCCGTTTCTAGTGATTTTCCACAGCGATACCGAGAACAACCATGTCCACATCGTTTCCACGAGAGTCAATAAAAAATCGGGTAGAAAAATCAACGATTCCTATGAAAAACTCAAAGCACAAAAAGCGTTGGCAAAAGTTCAGGAGCAGATTTTCGGAATCAGCCAAGAATCAACCTTGAACAGACTCTTGTCCTACCGATTCGCTTCCATCAAACAATTGGAAACACTTCTGAATCGGAATGGATTTCGGGTAGCGATGAACAAGGCAGATGAAAATTCAATCGACCTCCTTAAAAATGGAGTGATTCAGAAAACGCTCGACATCGGAAAAATTTCATTTCAAGATTCAGATGATTTAAGCCGAAAGAAAAAGATTAAAGCCATCATTTCCAAATACAGGGAAATATGCTCCCCTAAAGTTTTCAAGGTGGAAGACAACAGAAAGTTTGAAGGATTATTTGAAAAGCAAGCCGATTCCACACCAAAGATTGAGTTCGAAAGCGAACTTCAGAAAAAGATGCTAGATGTGTTTGGAATCGACATCGTCTTCCACCACAAAGATTTTAAGAAGCCTTTCGGTTGCACCATCATCGACCATAAAACGGGAAACGTCTTCAAAGGAAGCGAAATTTTCAAGATGAACGAGATGTTTGAGTTTACCGAAAACACCATCGACAAAAGGATGTTTGAACGCTTGAAAGATTTCAACATTCGGGACGAAAAGGAAAAGGAAGTCTTGATTAAATCCCTCAACGACGATTCAGTAAAGGACTTTATGGTTTTCGAGAACAAGTTTAGAAAGACCAAGGAAATTTATCAGTCCATCAGAAAGGAGGTTTTGGAGTACCTGAAAAATGGACAAAACGACCAAATCTCCATAGTGAAGAACGATGAAGGCGATTTTTATGCAGTACACCACCGATACCACCATATTCAGGACTTGAAGTCTTTGGTGGGCGAAAAAATCATCGAGCAAATATTTTATCCTGACCAAAATCTGCAGGAATCAAAGGGAACGATTCAGAAACATGAAAGCAACCTCTCAAAACTGATTGACGAACTCCTGAAATCTTCCTTCATCCCAAAAGACCCTGCCGAAGACGCACTGAAAAAGAAAAGAAAAAAGAGAAAATAA
- a CDS encoding DUF4134 domain-containing protein — MNKRKLFGKMLTAGLLFLAVAPLLAQAGGAGALAGANTSIRSYWEPIKLIIQAIGAVVGLIGGVRIYNKWTNGDQDINKEIVGWAGACLFLVIVPQFVGAFFGM, encoded by the coding sequence ATGAACAAAAGAAAATTGTTTGGAAAAATGCTGACCGCAGGACTACTGTTTTTGGCGGTTGCACCACTACTCGCACAAGCCGGAGGAGCAGGCGCACTTGCCGGAGCGAACACCTCTATCCGTTCCTATTGGGAACCCATCAAACTGATTATTCAGGCGATTGGTGCCGTAGTCGGACTGATTGGCGGTGTGAGAATCTACAACAAGTGGACGAATGGAGACCAAGACATCAACAAGGAAATTGTTGGTTGGGCGGGAGCCTGTCTTTTCTTGGTGATTGTTCCACAATTCGTCGGCGCCTTCTTCGGAATGTAA
- a CDS encoding TraG family conjugative transposon ATPase, with amino-acid sequence MKKKKIEMDIPFIGYDHGNKHDWNFDVMVGKFGNPVIGIKIKNMVEQYSADPDLYLQYHTLLNQIVATLGEGHLLQKLDIFSKRQYSAEPSNQFLQQKYSEHFEGRIFKSIDTILLFTDILDQQKKKTSYSFSEKNYKDLRDRCQKIFMLLSQYHCEPKFLREKDFEYYVGGSLSMNFVKNQVFDNIYSNNEFLRIGKQFVKTISYVDVERIELPSEIEPYSLLGGNNASSDTAVDNFSFINELEDYNTIIYNQIISIPIQTQRQRDLEKKKKKHEGVANSAPSNAIVAAEIDELLHNVTVDGQLIVDAHFSIVYSADSLDRMEETQSLIESKLFTKGINISKNAFNQLELFRCCLPGNAVELKDYDLFTTTSEAALCFFFKESYPMSENSNFHLRFTDRQGVPLRVDPADLPMKTGRINNRNKFVLGPSGSGKSFLMNNIVEQYLTYNYDVIIVDTGDSYSGTCSYKGGRYIQYTEEKPITMNPFLMNKEEFNIEKIEFLTNLIFLIWQGADATMSNTQKSILDNVLMSYYHQYFNAGTNWFEHKDSDELMLYLKKYNIDEADIESEFEKDFQDAKTFYDLLGLPFDASTKEIKETGRKLIRYYHPDSNIGNPDYDSEMFYRIFEAYETLTDEERRKTYNESQLVLTKTRDLIKRPESSQEWNDAYRKTLIKKIGGLEEKLAVKELSFNGFYEYCEKFLPVFLNNKKHKIGEKEFNLRTFLFVLKDFYKGGRYGTTLNESADNTLFDEPFIVFEIDNVKDNPKLFPIVTLIIMDTFIQKMRLRKDRRKALIIEEAWKAIASKLMGGYILYLYKTVRKFWGEAVVVTQELDDIIGNAVVKDSIINNSDTFILLDQTKFKDNFDRIASLLSLNKVEQNKIFTINNLNNKFGRSRFKEFYMKRGSRGEVYGNEVSLEQYLTYTTEKPEKSAIEYYAKESGSYDDALKKFVKDVMAFNNDLGTMVSLVNLYKKPLDKKATSFYQKMKSQFKDQNVFKKITEMMEYSELTFEELIQQNDLHHEKV; translated from the coding sequence ATGAAAAAGAAAAAAATTGAAATGGACATCCCGTTCATCGGCTATGACCACGGCAACAAACACGATTGGAATTTTGACGTGATGGTCGGAAAGTTCGGAAATCCCGTCATCGGAATCAAAATCAAAAATATGGTGGAGCAATATTCTGCCGATCCCGACCTTTATCTGCAGTATCACACGCTTTTAAACCAAATCGTGGCGACTTTGGGAGAGGGACATTTACTCCAAAAACTTGACATTTTTTCCAAAAGGCAGTATTCGGCGGAACCGTCCAATCAGTTCCTGCAGCAAAAATATTCCGAACATTTCGAGGGAAGAATCTTTAAGAGTATTGACACCATTTTACTCTTTACCGACATCCTCGACCAACAGAAAAAAAAGACCTCGTATTCCTTCTCGGAAAAAAACTACAAAGACTTGCGCGACCGTTGTCAGAAGATTTTTATGCTTCTCTCCCAATACCACTGCGAACCGAAATTTTTACGGGAGAAAGATTTTGAATATTATGTCGGTGGAAGTCTCTCGATGAATTTCGTTAAGAATCAAGTCTTCGACAATATCTACTCCAATAACGAGTTTCTGCGCATTGGAAAACAGTTTGTGAAAACCATTTCCTATGTGGATGTGGAACGCATCGAACTTCCCTCCGAAATTGAACCCTACTCGCTTTTGGGCGGAAACAACGCCTCTTCCGATACGGCGGTGGATAATTTCTCCTTCATCAACGAGTTGGAGGACTACAACACCATCATCTACAACCAAATTATCTCGATTCCCATCCAAACCCAACGACAGCGCGATTTGGAAAAGAAGAAGAAAAAGCACGAAGGCGTTGCAAACAGCGCACCGTCGAATGCGATTGTCGCTGCCGAAATCGACGAACTCCTGCACAATGTGACGGTTGATGGTCAACTGATTGTGGACGCGCATTTCTCCATCGTCTATTCCGCCGACTCACTCGACAGAATGGAGGAAACACAGTCGCTGATTGAGAGCAAACTGTTCACCAAGGGCATCAACATTTCCAAGAACGCCTTTAACCAATTGGAACTCTTCCGATGTTGCCTTCCCGGAAATGCGGTCGAACTGAAAGACTACGATTTATTTACCACGACGAGCGAGGCTGCGTTATGTTTTTTTTTTAAAGAAAGTTACCCAATGAGTGAAAATTCGAATTTTCATTTGAGATTTACCGACAGACAGGGCGTTCCGCTTCGCGTGGATCCCGCCGATTTGCCGATGAAGACGGGACGAATCAACAATCGGAACAAGTTTGTTTTGGGACCTTCGGGAAGCGGGAAATCTTTCTTGATGAACAATATCGTGGAGCAGTATCTCACCTACAATTACGACGTGATTATCGTGGACACTGGAGATTCCTACTCCGGAACTTGCAGTTATAAAGGCGGAAGATATATTCAGTACACCGAGGAAAAACCTATTACGATGAATCCTTTCCTGATGAACAAGGAGGAATTCAACATCGAGAAAATAGAGTTTTTGACCAACCTCATTTTTTTGATTTGGCAGGGAGCGGACGCAACAATGAGCAATACCCAAAAATCCATCTTGGACAATGTGCTGATGTCGTATTACCACCAATATTTCAATGCGGGAACGAATTGGTTTGAACACAAGGATTCCGACGAACTGATGCTCTACCTCAAAAAATACAATATCGACGAGGCGGACATCGAGTCCGAGTTTGAAAAGGATTTTCAGGATGCCAAGACTTTTTACGATTTGTTGGGACTTCCATTTGATGCCTCGACCAAAGAAATTAAGGAAACGGGAAGAAAACTCATCCGTTATTACCATCCCGATTCCAACATCGGAAACCCCGATTACGATAGCGAGATGTTCTACCGAATTTTTGAAGCGTATGAAACTTTGACTGACGAGGAAAGACGAAAAACCTACAACGAGTCGCAATTGGTTCTGACCAAAACGAGAGACCTTATAAAGCGTCCCGAATCCTCGCAGGAATGGAATGACGCCTACCGAAAGACGCTCATCAAAAAAATTGGCGGTCTTGAGGAAAAACTCGCTGTAAAAGAACTTTCTTTTAATGGGTTTTATGAATACTGCGAGAAATTTCTTCCTGTCTTTTTGAACAATAAAAAGCACAAAATTGGTGAAAAGGAATTCAACCTGCGAACCTTTTTGTTTGTTCTGAAGGATTTCTACAAAGGTGGAAGATACGGAACAACTTTGAACGAAAGTGCAGATAACACTCTATTTGATGAACCTTTCATCGTGTTTGAAATCGACAATGTGAAGGACAACCCGAAACTCTTCCCCATCGTGACGCTCATCATCATGGACACTTTTATTCAGAAAATGAGGTTGCGAAAAGACCGAAGAAAAGCCCTGATTATCGAGGAAGCATGGAAGGCGATTGCCTCAAAACTGATGGGAGGCTACATTCTTTATCTCTATAAAACGGTGAGAAAGTTTTGGGGCGAAGCCGTAGTGGTGACACAGGAATTGGACGACATCATCGGAAATGCAGTGGTAAAGGATTCCATTATCAATAATTCGGACACCTTCATTTTGTTGGACCAAACCAAGTTCAAGGACAATTTTGACCGAATCGCATCGCTCCTCTCGCTGAACAAGGTGGAACAGAACAAAATTTTTACCATCAACAACCTGAACAACAAATTCGGAAGAAGCCGATTCAAGGAATTTTATATGAAGCGGGGTTCGAGAGGCGAAGTTTACGGAAACGAGGTTTCTCTAGAACAATATCTCACCTACACTACCGAAAAACCCGAAAAGTCCGCCATAGAATATTACGCCAAGGAAAGCGGAAGTTACGACGACGCGCTCAAAAAATTTGTGAAAGATGTGATGGCTTTCAACAACGATTTGGGTACTATGGTTTCCCTCGTGAATCTCTACAAAAAACCTTTGGACAAAAAGGCGACCTCCTTTTACCAAAAAATGAAATCACAGTTCAAAGATCAGAACGTGTTCAAGAAAATCACAGAAATGATGGAGTATTCCGAACTGACTTTTGAAGAATTAATTCAACAAAACGATTTGCATCATGAAAAAGTTTAA